A genomic window from Serratia liquefaciens includes:
- a CDS encoding aminotransferase class I/II-fold pyridoxal phosphate-dependent enzyme: MSSLYAKGGSAVQIAEQISTQIKQGDLQPGDLLPPVRQLAGELGVNPNTVASAYAKLRDAGLVATRGRAGTQVLEQPLMTVRNVRQVPEGMRDLASGNLDAALLPALSLGAEDVFPQQTGYDVSGDLPALCRLAGDWLSQQGAELGEPAVFSGALDAIEKALRIHAAPGASVWVEDPCWPPLLTLLRHLRLKPLPLPVDEQGCRLPEKEAAPLGAAVIMTPRAQNPTGMSLSAGRAASWREFLSQNPGCLAIVDDFWGPLSQRPLHLPFAADNGLYVLSLSKFLSPDLRIALACGKPQLLQTMRADQYIRERWVSHILQQIAVKLWTQARQEGLFARAQQTYQQRRDDLSERLHALTGVPVSPGEGVHIWLPVRSEAAASQMMAQRGWLVQSGEPFRLKSGPAIRISLANLEPAQMETLAQDLAVAIGAGTVVN; encoded by the coding sequence ATGAGCTCATTGTATGCAAAAGGCGGCAGCGCTGTCCAGATTGCTGAACAGATCAGCACGCAGATAAAGCAGGGGGATCTGCAGCCGGGTGACCTGCTGCCGCCGGTGCGTCAATTGGCCGGCGAGTTGGGGGTCAACCCCAATACCGTCGCCAGCGCCTATGCCAAACTGCGTGATGCCGGTTTGGTGGCTACCCGCGGGCGTGCCGGTACTCAGGTACTAGAGCAACCTTTAATGACGGTGCGTAATGTTCGGCAAGTGCCGGAGGGCATGAGGGATTTGGCGAGTGGTAATCTGGATGCTGCACTGCTGCCGGCCTTGTCGCTGGGTGCCGAAGACGTTTTCCCACAGCAGACCGGTTATGACGTTAGCGGGGATTTACCGGCGCTGTGCCGGCTTGCCGGCGACTGGTTAAGCCAACAAGGGGCAGAGTTGGGTGAACCGGCGGTGTTTTCCGGCGCGCTGGACGCTATCGAGAAGGCTTTGCGTATTCATGCGGCGCCGGGCGCCTCGGTGTGGGTGGAAGATCCCTGCTGGCCACCGTTACTGACGCTGTTGCGGCATCTGCGGCTGAAGCCTTTGCCGTTACCGGTTGATGAACAAGGGTGCCGCTTGCCGGAAAAAGAGGCCGCACCGCTGGGGGCCGCGGTGATCATGACGCCTCGGGCACAGAACCCGACCGGCATGTCATTAAGCGCGGGCCGGGCCGCAAGTTGGCGGGAATTCCTGTCGCAAAACCCCGGCTGTCTGGCGATCGTCGATGACTTCTGGGGACCACTGTCGCAGCGGCCGTTGCATTTGCCCTTTGCCGCAGACAATGGCCTGTATGTGTTATCGCTGAGCAAGTTCCTCAGCCCGGATCTGCGAATTGCGCTGGCCTGCGGCAAGCCGCAACTGCTGCAGACCATGCGGGCGGATCAATACATTCGCGAACGCTGGGTCAGCCATATCCTGCAGCAGATTGCCGTTAAACTGTGGACGCAGGCCCGGCAAGAGGGGTTGTTTGCACGGGCGCAGCAAACTTATCAGCAGCGGCGTGACGATTTGTCCGAACGGCTGCACGCATTGACCGGCGTGCCGGTGTCGCCGGGAGAGGGAGTGCATATCTGGTTGCCGGTGCGTTCAGAAGCCGCCGCCAGCCAAATGATGGCGCAGCGCGGCTGGCTGGTGCAGAGCGGCGAACCCTTCCGCCTGAAAAGCGGTCCGGCGATCCGCATCAGTCTGGCTAACCTTGAGCCGGCGCAGATGGAAACGCTGGCTCAGGATCTGGCCGTCGCCATCGGTGCCGGCACCGTGGTTAACTGA
- a CDS encoding glutamine amidotransferase, producing the protein MKKVVAIRHVNFENLGILGSLLSLRGYQIDYFDAGRDDIRTIVNEDTDLLVVLGGPISAAQHFAGQQNYAFLNDELALVTQRLQQKRPTIGVCLGAQVIAQALGAEVVSLGVKEIGYAPLTLTDNEDSVLAPLASTPVLHWHGDMFMIPEGATRLAGTDICPNQAFEYQDFALGLQFHLEADHRDLERWLVGHACELELAGIVPQLLRQQAARYGTELEQCARQVFARWLDKIEPRK; encoded by the coding sequence ATGAAAAAAGTTGTCGCGATAAGACATGTGAATTTTGAAAACCTTGGCATTCTGGGCTCACTGCTGTCATTGCGTGGCTATCAGATTGATTATTTCGACGCAGGCCGTGACGACATCCGCACCATCGTTAATGAGGATACCGACCTGCTGGTGGTGCTGGGCGGGCCGATCAGCGCCGCTCAGCACTTTGCCGGCCAGCAAAACTATGCGTTTCTCAACGATGAGTTAGCACTGGTTACCCAGCGTTTACAGCAAAAACGGCCTACGATCGGTGTCTGTCTCGGCGCGCAGGTGATTGCCCAGGCGTTGGGTGCCGAAGTCGTTTCGCTCGGTGTTAAAGAGATCGGTTACGCCCCCTTAACCTTGACGGACAATGAAGACTCGGTGCTGGCGCCACTGGCTTCCACGCCGGTGCTTCACTGGCACGGCGATATGTTTATGATCCCCGAAGGCGCGACCCGCCTGGCGGGTACCGATATCTGCCCCAATCAGGCATTTGAGTATCAGGATTTCGCCCTTGGGCTACAGTTCCATCTGGAAGCCGATCACCGCGATCTTGAGCGCTGGCTGGTAGGCCATGCCTGTGAACTTGAACTGGCCGGCATCGTGCCGCAGCTTTTGCGTCAACAGGCTGCGCGTTACGGCACAGAATTGGAACAATGCGCCCGCCAGGTATTTGCGCGCTGGTTGGATAAAATCGAACCCAGGAAGTGA
- the pdxY gene encoding pyridoxal kinase: MQQISQLQPPQIDVISIQSQVVYGSVGNGIAYRTLLKKGLEVLQVPSVLFGCPPYYGAPSGGVISAEWFGGFLADLLARGVMNRTRAVIVGYLGNVDQCHILDAWLQHVRTINPQIKIYIDPVMGDYGEGVYVDKRIVDCYRSPFLQLANGLTPNGFELEQLCGHPLTTQEQTRQAAQALLNDTTEWVLVTSAPGVAENDDQLGLLLVKHDEVQSYTHPRIQSKVKGTGDMFAALLVSHLLHGKSLDEAIVTAGGEVCAVLAEAEHFGLEEIGSLRALK; the protein is encoded by the coding sequence ATGCAACAAATTTCTCAATTACAGCCGCCGCAGATTGATGTCATCAGCATTCAATCTCAGGTGGTGTATGGCAGCGTCGGCAACGGGATAGCCTATCGCACGCTGTTGAAAAAAGGGCTGGAAGTGCTGCAGGTGCCCAGCGTGCTGTTCGGTTGCCCCCCTTATTACGGCGCACCCAGCGGCGGCGTGATCTCCGCCGAGTGGTTCGGCGGTTTTCTGGCGGATTTGCTTGCCCGCGGCGTGATGAATCGCACCCGCGCGGTGATTGTCGGTTATCTGGGCAATGTCGACCAGTGCCATATTCTGGATGCCTGGTTGCAGCATGTGCGCACGATCAATCCGCAGATAAAAATTTATATCGATCCGGTGATGGGCGATTACGGCGAAGGGGTGTATGTGGATAAACGCATTGTCGATTGCTATCGCTCCCCCTTCCTGCAATTGGCCAATGGCCTGACCCCCAACGGCTTCGAACTGGAACAGCTTTGCGGTCACCCTCTGACCACCCAGGAACAGACGCGGCAGGCCGCACAGGCGTTGCTCAATGACACTACCGAGTGGGTGTTGGTGACCAGCGCACCGGGCGTGGCGGAAAACGACGATCAACTGGGGTTACTGCTGGTCAAACACGACGAAGTGCAAAGCTATACCCACCCCAGAATTCAATCAAAGGTCAAAGGCACCGGGGATATGTTTGCCGCGTTGCTGGTCAGCCATCTGCTGCACGGGAAAAGTCTCGATGAGGCGATCGTGACCGCCGGAGGTGAAGTTTGTGCTGTTCTGGCGGAAGCGGAGCATTTCGGCCTGGAGGAAATTGGCAGCCTGCGTGCCTTGAAATAG
- a CDS encoding flagellar brake protein produces MEQNDNGLFIKQERFEVLAILREICKQRTPLRVVNEKQQFQSLLLSVGPDNIVFSGDEADTAVDGECTIVIESHDAKIEFSVGRAEFSHQQGVNVCSTQLPKQLVYIQRRRQFRVTTPHWRQFLCSGEYADGSEYQLRIHDLSAGGVGLRVDGPLPPNLQPGFQFKKALLDLGSYGSFKVNMELVVINDDHELDDDDNMVHFSRLSCRFMKLGLAMERKIQSAVFAFELDFNKKKKR; encoded by the coding sequence GTGGAGCAGAATGATAACGGATTGTTTATCAAGCAGGAGCGCTTTGAAGTACTGGCGATTCTGCGTGAGATTTGTAAACAACGCACGCCGCTACGGGTCGTAAATGAGAAACAGCAGTTTCAGAGTTTGTTATTGAGCGTCGGGCCGGACAACATCGTGTTTAGCGGCGATGAGGCGGATACGGCGGTTGATGGCGAATGCACCATCGTGATTGAAAGCCATGACGCGAAGATCGAGTTCTCCGTAGGTCGGGCCGAGTTCAGCCATCAGCAGGGCGTCAACGTTTGTTCAACCCAATTGCCGAAGCAGCTGGTTTACATCCAGCGCCGTCGCCAGTTTCGCGTGACGACACCTCACTGGCGCCAGTTTTTGTGCAGTGGTGAATACGCCGATGGCAGTGAATATCAGCTGAGGATCCACGATCTGTCAGCCGGTGGTGTAGGGCTACGCGTTGATGGCCCGTTACCGCCAAACCTGCAGCCCGGGTTCCAGTTCAAAAAAGCGTTGTTGGATCTTGGCAGCTACGGCAGTTTCAAGGTCAATATGGAGCTGGTGGTGATCAACGACGATCATGAGCTGGATGACGACGACAACATGGTGCATTTTTCACGCCTGTCGTGCCGCTTTATGAAACTGGGTTTGGCGATGGAAAGAAAAATTCAGAGTGCGGTGTTTGCGTTTGAATTGGACTTCAACAAAAAGAAAAAACGCTAA
- a CDS encoding N-formylglutamate amidohydrolase: MPQPFAPFLLSAEDPAAVAIETPKGLAPFLLLCDHAGQAIPQQLGDLGLPPGEIDRHIGWDIGALNVSRHLSRQLDASLIHQRYSRLVIDCNRTPGIPSSIPGLSELTPIPGNVGIAAEQALAREHEIFLPYHQAITDSLDARQRSGLPTAIVAMHSFTPVFKGNARPWQVGLLFNRQPEFALLLAELLREEGDLQVGVNEPYAMTDATDYTLPVHAERRQLPYVGIEIRQDLLADQQGQQAWAERFARLLPQAWHRWQI; encoded by the coding sequence ATGCCACAGCCGTTCGCCCCGTTTTTGTTGTCCGCCGAAGATCCCGCCGCCGTCGCGATTGAAACGCCAAAAGGCCTCGCGCCCTTCTTATTGCTTTGCGATCACGCCGGACAGGCGATACCGCAGCAATTGGGCGATCTGGGGCTGCCGCCCGGCGAAATAGACCGTCATATCGGATGGGACATCGGCGCACTGAACGTTTCACGTCACCTTAGTCGCCAGTTGGACGCTTCGCTGATTCATCAGCGTTACTCGCGTTTGGTCATTGACTGTAATCGGACTCCCGGCATTCCCAGCTCCATACCTGGGCTGTCGGAGCTAACGCCGATCCCCGGCAACGTGGGCATTGCGGCCGAACAGGCACTGGCGCGCGAGCATGAGATTTTTCTGCCTTACCATCAGGCGATAACCGACAGTCTGGATGCGCGCCAGCGTAGCGGATTGCCGACGGCGATCGTTGCCATGCACAGCTTTACGCCGGTGTTTAAAGGCAATGCGCGCCCATGGCAGGTAGGGCTGTTGTTCAACCGTCAACCGGAGTTCGCGCTGTTGCTGGCAGAGTTGCTGCGTGAAGAAGGGGATTTGCAGGTGGGCGTCAATGAGCCCTACGCCATGACCGACGCGACGGACTACACCCTGCCGGTGCATGCTGAGCGCCGGCAATTGCCCTATGTCGGTATCGAGATCCGCCAGGATCTGCTTGCCGATCAACAAGGTCAACAGGCCTGGGCAGAACGCTTCGCCAGACTGTTACCGCAAGCCTGGCATCGCTGGCAAATTTGA
- the olsF gene encoding ornithine lipid synthase OlsF, protein MFSLDSLLHDAFPHRNTPAWQRSLLRTLLFEKEFKQFAADYPHLKGLDLIEQVVDYFNLSCELVDGDLENIPSQGPVVLVANHPIGSLDGLVLLRAVAAVRPDVKVVASQLLTYIEPLRSLFVPVDNVGYKTSRKQIEGMQAQLDKQGALILFPAGEVSRMSPKGIRDGHWHTGFLRLAAKARAPIVPIHISARNSNLFYFTSLVYRPLSTLLLVREMFQQQGGRIKIRVGGRIPFANWHDGHTSAKDLAERFRRHVYRLGQGKEGLFASESPIALAEDRLELKKALANCERLGVTPDGKIIFLYRRQDEARTPILRELGRLREIAFRAVGEGSGRRRDLDSYDDDYYHLVLWDADELEIVGAYRFIPTAEQLERKGLEGIYSNSLFHYDRDMAPILAQGIELGRSFIQPAYWGKRGLDYLWLGIGAYLAKYPQYRYLFGPVSISGGMPVTARDLLIAFYRLYFSPDSALAQSRQPYPASLPQVLAQFAGDNYQEDLVRLKSLLSNIGCSIPTLYKQYTELCEPGGVQFIDFGTDPAFNNCIDGLVLVDLTRLKPARFQRYIAVHQPQEACIE, encoded by the coding sequence ATGTTTAGCTTGGACTCTCTGTTGCATGATGCATTTCCACACCGCAATACCCCTGCCTGGCAGCGTAGCCTGCTGAGAACTTTACTCTTCGAAAAAGAATTCAAACAGTTTGCCGCCGACTATCCCCATCTGAAAGGCTTGGATCTGATCGAGCAGGTGGTGGACTACTTCAACCTCAGTTGTGAACTGGTGGATGGCGACCTGGAAAACATTCCGAGCCAGGGGCCGGTGGTGCTGGTGGCTAATCACCCGATAGGGTCACTTGACGGCCTGGTGCTGCTGCGTGCGGTCGCGGCGGTGCGGCCGGATGTCAAAGTGGTGGCCAGCCAACTGCTGACCTATATCGAACCGCTGCGCAGCCTGTTCGTGCCGGTGGACAACGTCGGCTACAAGACCAGCCGCAAGCAAATTGAAGGCATGCAGGCGCAATTGGACAAGCAAGGGGCGTTGATTTTGTTCCCCGCCGGCGAAGTGTCGCGCATGAGCCCGAAAGGCATTCGCGACGGGCACTGGCATACCGGTTTCTTGCGTCTGGCGGCCAAGGCGCGCGCCCCGATTGTGCCGATCCACATCAGCGCCCGTAACAGCAATTTGTTCTACTTCACCTCCCTGGTTTATCGCCCACTGTCCACGCTATTGCTGGTGCGCGAAATGTTCCAGCAACAGGGCGGGCGCATCAAAATCCGCGTGGGTGGGCGTATTCCCTTTGCCAACTGGCACGACGGCCATACCAGCGCGAAAGATCTGGCGGAACGTTTCCGCCGACATGTTTATCGCCTGGGGCAGGGTAAAGAAGGACTATTTGCCAGCGAATCCCCGATCGCCTTGGCGGAAGACCGGCTGGAGCTGAAGAAAGCGCTGGCAAACTGCGAGCGGCTGGGGGTGACCCCGGACGGCAAAATCATCTTCCTGTATCGCCGTCAGGATGAAGCGCGTACGCCTATCTTGCGTGAGCTGGGACGCCTGCGCGAAATCGCTTTCCGTGCGGTGGGGGAAGGTTCCGGTCGCCGCCGCGATCTGGACAGCTATGACGACGACTATTACCACCTGGTGCTGTGGGATGCGGATGAGTTGGAGATCGTCGGCGCTTACCGCTTTATTCCTACCGCCGAGCAGCTGGAACGCAAGGGTCTGGAAGGCATTTACAGCAACAGCCTGTTCCATTATGACCGCGATATGGCGCCGATCCTGGCGCAGGGCATTGAGCTGGGCCGCAGTTTCATTCAGCCGGCCTACTGGGGCAAGCGGGGCTTGGACTACCTGTGGCTGGGCATTGGCGCCTACCTGGCGAAGTACCCGCAGTACCGCTATTTGTTTGGCCCGGTGTCCATTTCAGGTGGAATGCCGGTAACGGCGCGCGATCTGCTGATCGCCTTCTACCGGCTGTATTTCTCGCCGGACAGTGCGCTGGCGCAGTCTCGGCAGCCGTACCCTGCCTCGTTACCTCAGGTGCTGGCGCAGTTTGCCGGCGATAACTATCAGGAAGATCTGGTGCGGCTAAAAAGCCTGCTGAGCAATATCGGCTGTTCCATCCCCACGCTGTATAAACAATATACCGAACTGTGTGAACCGGGCGGGGTGCAGTTCATTGATTTTGGCACCGATCCGGCCTTCAATAACTGTATTGATGGGCTGGTGCTGGTCGATCTTACGCGGCTTAAACCGGCGCGTTTCCAACGTTACATCGCAGTGCATCAGCCGCAGGAGGCGTGCATAGAGTAA
- a CDS encoding DUF4091 domain-containing protein, translated as MRLSLTFTHSLEKIFHSRNAPQIDQINKLSGLSNEMLSWQGVYCLHRADNETRRELSYRLEGSLAEYISVRQVQSVPSHFPCYAQTDKNYLRTEPGLFPDPLIPLAEQRFFVANNYYGCLWLTFTPPSTPVAGGDYPLKLTLFDVISGEALASAVLTLHIVPAELPPQTLLHTEWVHTDCLADYYRVPVFSPEYWQAVRNLVRCAVNSGVNMLLTPIFTPPLDTAVGGERTTVQLIGVQRSAQGYRFDFQRLAQWVDMAQEEGIEHFEIAPLFTQWGAAHAPKILVEIDGELCPLFGWHTDAHAQEYQQFLQALLPALTAWLRERQLQQQVWFHISDEPTLENIAVYQRAVAALRPLLAGFRTFDALSDYAFYQQGLVETPVAATDHIDAFLEHQVPGLWAYYCCVQKTEVANRFFAQPSARNRILGIQLYLYNISGFLHWGFNFYNSGHSREKLNPYAVTDCRNAFPSGDAFVVYPGENLTPVESLRLRVLHQGLQDMRALQLLESLTDRNRVEALIEQELGMRITFKRYPHQAAPLLRLREAVNQRIEALI; from the coding sequence ATGCGCCTTTCATTGACCTTTACTCACAGTCTGGAAAAGATATTCCACAGCCGTAATGCACCACAGATTGATCAAATAAATAAGTTGAGTGGCCTGAGCAATGAAATGCTTTCCTGGCAGGGAGTCTATTGCCTTCATCGGGCAGATAACGAAACTCGACGTGAATTAAGCTACCGTCTTGAGGGATCCCTGGCGGAGTATATCAGCGTGCGTCAGGTGCAATCGGTACCCAGCCACTTTCCCTGTTATGCCCAGACCGATAAGAACTATCTGCGTACCGAACCGGGGTTATTTCCCGATCCGCTGATACCGCTGGCCGAGCAGCGTTTCTTTGTCGCCAACAATTATTACGGCTGCCTTTGGCTGACCTTTACGCCGCCGTCTACGCCGGTGGCAGGCGGGGACTACCCGCTTAAACTGACCTTGTTTGATGTTATCAGCGGCGAAGCCCTGGCCAGCGCCGTGCTGACGCTGCATATCGTTCCGGCCGAACTGCCGCCGCAAACCCTGTTGCATACCGAGTGGGTACATACCGATTGTCTGGCGGATTATTACCGCGTTCCCGTGTTCAGCCCCGAATACTGGCAGGCGGTGCGCAACCTTGTCCGCTGCGCGGTCAACAGCGGCGTAAACATGCTGCTGACGCCGATTTTCACGCCTCCGCTGGATACCGCCGTCGGCGGTGAACGCACCACGGTTCAGTTGATTGGCGTACAGCGTTCCGCGCAGGGTTATCGGTTTGATTTCCAGCGGCTGGCCCAGTGGGTGGATATGGCGCAGGAAGAGGGCATTGAACACTTTGAGATTGCCCCGTTATTCACCCAGTGGGGCGCGGCGCACGCGCCAAAAATTTTGGTGGAGATCGACGGCGAACTTTGCCCGCTGTTCGGCTGGCACACCGACGCCCACGCGCAGGAGTATCAACAGTTTTTGCAGGCGCTGTTGCCGGCGTTGACCGCCTGGTTGCGCGAGCGGCAGTTGCAACAGCAGGTCTGGTTCCATATCTCGGATGAGCCGACGCTGGAGAACATTGCCGTTTATCAGCGAGCCGTTGCCGCCTTGCGCCCGCTGCTGGCCGGGTTCCGCACTTTTGACGCGCTGTCAGACTACGCTTTTTACCAGCAAGGACTGGTGGAAACGCCGGTGGCCGCTACCGATCATATAGACGCTTTTCTTGAGCATCAGGTTCCGGGCTTGTGGGCCTATTACTGCTGCGTGCAAAAGACCGAGGTAGCCAACCGTTTCTTTGCTCAGCCTTCGGCGCGTAATCGTATTCTGGGCATCCAGCTTTACCTGTACAACATCAGCGGTTTTCTGCACTGGGGGTTCAACTTCTATAACAGCGGCCATTCGCGAGAAAAACTTAACCCCTATGCGGTGACCGATTGCCGAAATGCGTTTCCTTCCGGCGACGCCTTTGTGGTTTACCCCGGCGAAAACCTGACGCCGGTGGAGTCGCTGCGGTTACGGGTGCTGCATCAGGGGTTGCAGGACATGCGGGCGCTGCAGCTGTTGGAAAGCCTGACGGACCGCAACAGGGTAGAGGCGTTGATTGAACAGGAATTGGGGATGCGTATCACTTTTAAACGTTATCCGCATCAGGCAGCACCGCTGCTGCGGCTGCGTGAAGCGGTGAATCAGCGGATCGAAGCGCTGATTTAA
- a CDS encoding ABC transporter substrate-binding protein: MSPIKNTGRLLAHSAIATALLLPTMLYAADQITLRYAVWDRNQLPAEQEIAKRFEKENPNIKISIELTPSAQYFVKLDSAAAGGVAPDIFWINMPYFVQYAKNGIMQPLTPYISGSGVKLNDVVASSVKAYQYDGQQMAIPRDVDSIAVWYNKKLFDQAGVSYPTSDWNWDDLKTKAAALKTGLKGGAFPLVMDLSIDGQDSYMNLLFQNGNHIVPKDGQPTDIANDKSIWVYQQLQSMMKDGLMPSAQQMSEVKTENIFQSNRAAMVYAGSWLAAPFANNPLINDHIGVVMMPKIERQSGVAHSLAFAMSANSAHKQEAWKYIEFMSTEASQTELAKVVIPANKVAAKAWAAEIKKVDVTPYIDTLNVTEAYPTAGTNTPKWQNMWIASLKKIFMGADAKPEMDKSVKKIERIMEQ; the protein is encoded by the coding sequence ATGTCACCGATAAAAAATACCGGCCGTCTTCTGGCGCACTCTGCCATTGCGACGGCATTATTATTGCCGACCATGTTATATGCCGCCGATCAAATAACTTTGCGTTATGCCGTGTGGGACAGAAATCAATTACCGGCCGAGCAGGAAATCGCCAAGCGCTTTGAAAAAGAAAACCCCAATATCAAAATATCCATAGAATTAACGCCGTCGGCACAATACTTCGTTAAATTGGATTCCGCCGCAGCCGGTGGCGTAGCGCCAGATATATTCTGGATAAATATGCCTTATTTTGTTCAATATGCCAAAAACGGCATTATGCAACCTTTAACACCTTATATTAGCGGCAGCGGCGTCAAATTAAATGACGTGGTCGCCAGTTCGGTAAAAGCCTATCAGTATGACGGCCAACAGATGGCTATCCCGCGCGACGTGGACTCCATTGCGGTGTGGTACAACAAAAAGCTGTTCGATCAGGCCGGTGTCAGCTACCCCACCAGCGACTGGAACTGGGACGATCTGAAAACCAAAGCTGCCGCCTTGAAAACCGGCCTGAAAGGCGGCGCCTTCCCGTTGGTGATGGACCTTAGCATCGACGGCCAGGACAGCTACATGAACCTGCTGTTCCAGAACGGCAACCACATCGTACCGAAAGACGGCCAGCCGACCGACATCGCCAACGACAAGTCCATCTGGGTCTATCAGCAGCTGCAGTCAATGATGAAAGACGGGCTGATGCCCAGCGCCCAGCAGATGAGCGAAGTCAAAACCGAGAACATCTTCCAGTCCAACCGTGCGGCCATGGTGTATGCCGGCTCGTGGTTGGCGGCCCCCTTCGCCAACAATCCGTTGATTAACGACCATATCGGCGTGGTAATGATGCCGAAAATCGAACGTCAATCCGGCGTGGCGCACAGCCTGGCGTTCGCCATGTCCGCCAACAGCGCCCATAAGCAAGAAGCCTGGAAATACATCGAGTTTATGAGCACCGAAGCTTCGCAAACCGAGTTGGCGAAAGTGGTGATCCCGGCCAATAAAGTGGCGGCGAAAGCCTGGGCGGCGGAGATCAAGAAGGTCGATGTCACGCCTTATATCGACACCCTTAACGTGACTGAGGCCTACCCAACCGCCGGGACCAATACGCCAAAATGGCAGAACATGTGGATAGCCAGTCTGAAGAAAATCTTTATGGGCGCGGATGCCAAACCTGAGATGGATAAGTCGGTCAAGAAGATCGAACGCATCATGGAGCAGTAA
- a CDS encoding carbohydrate ABC transporter permease, whose product MSLADTYGALKQQKSIPRPALSRLERAERFWGWVMILPLLIGLTVFYFIPFLQNIFYSFTDLNQFMRWSTLSVDNYVNLFEDDDFYTAAGNTLFYVVVCVPVSLSLSLLLAIGLNQNIRGKALLRTLLFLPAVTMPAAVAMVWQWLFNKDFGLINQAIGQLGISPVAWLSDPDVVRISVSIIIIWSSLALKIIILLAGLQSIPRQLYEAADIDGISTLRRFFCITLPMMVPTLFFVSVMSFIEILQIFDVVFLMFDRALVESDVMTVTNLFYKYAFYLQEKGYASAITVVLFAVTLLITLIQMMIGKRLKVS is encoded by the coding sequence ATGTCGCTGGCAGATACCTACGGTGCCCTAAAACAACAAAAAAGCATCCCACGTCCAGCGCTCAGCCGCCTGGAGCGCGCCGAGCGTTTTTGGGGTTGGGTGATGATTTTACCGCTGTTGATTGGGTTGACGGTGTTTTACTTCATCCCTTTTTTGCAGAACATCTTTTACAGCTTTACCGACCTCAATCAGTTTATGCGCTGGAGCACCCTCAGCGTCGATAACTACGTCAATCTGTTTGAAGACGACGATTTCTACACCGCCGCCGGCAACACCCTGTTCTATGTGGTGGTGTGTGTACCGGTCAGCCTAAGCCTGTCGCTGCTGCTGGCCATTGGCCTCAACCAAAACATCCGCGGCAAGGCGCTGTTGCGCACCCTGCTGTTCCTGCCGGCGGTCACCATGCCCGCCGCGGTGGCGATGGTGTGGCAATGGCTGTTCAACAAGGACTTCGGCCTGATTAACCAGGCGATTGGGCAACTGGGTATTTCACCGGTGGCCTGGCTATCCGATCCGGACGTGGTGCGCATCAGCGTTTCCATCATCATTATCTGGTCGTCGCTGGCGCTGAAAATCATCATTTTACTGGCCGGTTTGCAGAGCATTCCACGCCAGCTGTATGAGGCCGCCGATATCGATGGCATCAGCACCCTGCGTCGCTTCTTCTGTATCACCCTGCCGATGATGGTCCCGACGCTGTTCTTCGTTTCGGTAATGAGTTTTATCGAGATCCTGCAAATCTTTGACGTGGTGTTTTTGATGTTCGACCGCGCGCTGGTGGAAAGCGACGTGATGACCGTCACCAACCTGTTCTACAAATACGCCTTTTACCTGCAGGAGAAAGGTTACGCCTCCGCCATCACCGTGGTGCTGTTCGCCGTCACCCTGCTGATCACCCTGATTCAAATGATGATTGGCAAACGCCTGAAAGTGAGCTGA
- a CDS encoding carbohydrate ABC transporter permease, which produces MSISKRTLVYLFMVLAALASVVPFIWMLVTSLKTQAESIQIPLTLLPAHPSLQAYGKIMREIPFADFYLNSLLATFFTVTLQMVIATMAAYGFSRLHFRGRDAVFLVCISILMVPGQAFLIPQFLVVQKLGLVNSITGLVLPGIFSIYATFLLRQFFLAVPKEMEEAALIDGYSYFAIFWRIMLPLIRPGIIACIIINGLWSWNNLMWPLIVNTTTEKLTLPVGLASLSSRAGVEYPLLMAGALMAVIPMLMLFILFQRYFIQGIASAGVKG; this is translated from the coding sequence ATGAGCATAAGTAAAAGAACGCTGGTGTATCTGTTTATGGTGTTGGCGGCGTTGGCTTCGGTCGTGCCGTTTATCTGGATGCTGGTCACTTCGCTGAAAACTCAGGCCGAGAGTATCCAGATCCCGCTGACGCTGCTGCCGGCCCACCCCAGCCTGCAGGCCTACGGTAAGATCATGCGCGAAATCCCCTTCGCCGATTTTTATCTGAACTCGCTGTTGGCCACCTTTTTCACCGTCACCCTGCAAATGGTGATCGCCACCATGGCCGCCTACGGTTTTTCGCGCCTGCATTTTCGCGGCCGAGATGCGGTGTTTCTGGTGTGTATTTCCATCCTGATGGTGCCCGGGCAAGCCTTTTTGATCCCGCAATTTCTGGTGGTGCAAAAGTTGGGGCTGGTGAACAGCATCACCGGGCTGGTGCTACCGGGCATCTTCAGCATTTATGCCACTTTCCTGCTGCGCCAGTTCTTCCTCGCGGTACCGAAGGAGATGGAGGAAGCGGCGCTGATTGACGGTTACAGCTACTTCGCCATCTTCTGGCGCATCATGCTGCCGCTGATCCGGCCTGGCATTATCGCCTGCATCATCATCAACGGCCTGTGGAGCTGGAACAACCTGATGTGGCCGCTGATCGTCAACACCACCACCGAGAAGCTGACGTTGCCGGTCGGGCTGGCGTCGCTGTCTAGCCGCGCCGGGGTGGAGTACCCGCTACTGATGGCCGGGGCGCTGATGGCAGTGATCCCCATGCTGATGCTGTTCATTCTTTTCCAACGTTACTTCATCCAGGGCATCGCCAGCGCTGGGGTAAAAGGCTAA